A genomic region of Thunnus albacares chromosome 4, fThuAlb1.1, whole genome shotgun sequence contains the following coding sequences:
- the arhgef25b gene encoding rho guanine nucleotide exchange factor 25 isoform X7 produces the protein MRGGHHQRGCGCQHLFRKLLSKCGCCFVQVRESYSAAGSDGSITPSVGSVPHQASGNSSPCSHTSSGGSRHPVSALKKWLTNPVRKLSSDARGGAGKAEKQMCRSDGRQPPSLLSHGEAQPRSLEQHDNYTILPSEDRDTVSVCKDSVLSPASPPAQPSGQSHLSDVLQGRDTQSLSHKSSINTLQGDDSCTVTDDSGSQWSATVDSEEERNMALEKSIYVLTELIETERLYVEDLGLIVQGYMASMTNQGVPEDMKGKDRIVFGNIHQIYDWHKDYFLGELEKCVGDPDSLAQLFIKHERRLHMYVVYCQNKPKSEHIVSEYIETYFEDLRQQLGHRLQLNDLLIKPVQRIMKYQLLLKDFLKYYNKAGRDVEELQRAVEVMCFVPKRCNDMMNVGRLQGFEGKITAQGKLLQQDTFSVSEQEGGFLSRAKERRVFLFEQLVIFSEPIDKKKGFSLPGYTFKNSIKVSCLGVEEHAEEDPCCLVLTSRGTDSSVTRFIMQASSPEIQQAWLDDVVQILETQRNFLNALQSPIEYQRRESKSNSLGRNMKSPTGLRPHSSASMDRRQQPCLLSYNTSLPSLHPPQHSPASKVVSSPCAGAHQEPHLPLSSKKQPSLCPEVRHGRGTSNGLPPCSQQSTQVHQSGLTQQ, from the exons ATGAGAGGGGGTCACCACCAGCGAGGGTGTGGGTGTCAGCACCTGTTCAGAAAACTGCTCAGCAAATGTGGCTGCTGCTTTGTCCAAGTCAGAG agTCGTACTCAGCGGCGGGCAGTGACGGCAGTATTACCCCATCAGTGGGCTCTGTGCCCCATCAGGCCTCAGGCAACTCCAGCCCCTGCTCACACACCTCGTCTGGAGGATCACGGCACCCGGTCAGTGCCCTGAAGAAATGGCTCACCAATCCTGTCCGCAAGCTCAGCTCTGATGCCAGAGGAGGAGCGGGGAAAGCGGAGAAGCAGATGTGCAGGTCAGATGGGAGGCAGCCGCCATCGCTCCTTTCCCATGGCGAAGCTCAACCAAGGTCCCTGGAACAGCACGACAACTACACCATCCTCCCCTCTGAAGACCGAGACACAGTGAGC GTGTGTAAAGACAGTGTGTTGAGCCCAGCATCTCCTCCTGCACAGCCCTCCGGTCAGAGCCACTTATCTGACGTCCTGCAaggcagagacacacagagtcTA agcCACAAATCCAGCATCAACACTCTCCAAGGTGACGACAGCTGTACTGTGACTGATGATTCAGGGAGTCAGTGGTCTGCTACAGTGGACAGCGAGGAGGAGAGAAACATGGCCTTAGAGAAGAGCAT atatGTGCTGACAGAGCTAATAGAGACTGAAAGGTTGTATGTGGAAGATCTTGGACTCATAGTGCAG GGCTACATGGCGTCTATGACCAATCAGGGAGTTCCAGAGGATATGAAGGGGAAGGACAGGATTGTGTTTGGAAACATCCACCAGATCTATGACTGGCATAAGGA CTATTTCCTGGGCGAGCTGGAGAAATGTGTGGGTGATCCAGACAGCTTGGctcagctcttcatcaaacat GAGCGACGACTTCACATGTATGTTGTTTACTGTCAGAACAAACCCAAGTCAGAGCACATCGTCTCTGAGTACATTGAGACCTACTTTGAG GATCTCAGGCAGCAATTGGGTCACAGGCTGCAGCTCAATGACCTGCTCATCAAACCTGTTCAGCGGATCATGAAGtatcagctgctgctgaag GACTTCTTGAAGTACTACAACAAAGCAGGAAGGGATGTTGAGGAGCTGCAG AGGGCGGTGGAAGTGATGTGTTTTGTGCCTAAACGCTGCAATGATATGATGAATGTGGGCAGGCTCCAAGGTTTTGAG GGGAAAATCACAGCTCAGGGGAAGCTGCTCCAGCAGGATACCTTCTCTGTCAGCGAACAGGAAGGCGGCTTCCTGTCCAGAGCCAAGGAGAGGCGGGTCTTCCTGTTTGAGCAGCTGGTCATCTTCAGTGAGCCAATTGATAAGAAAAAAGGCTTCTCTTTGCCAGGGtacacctttaaaaacagcataaaG GTCAGCTGCTTGGGCGTGGAGGAGCACGCTGAGGAAGATCCATGCTGCCTAGTCCTGACCTCCCGCGGGACTGACAGCAGCGTGACACGCTTCATCATGCAGGCATCATCTCCGGAAATACAGCAGGCTTGGCTCGATGACGTGGTCCAAATCTTAGAAACTCAGAGGAACTTCCTAAATG CCCTTCAGTCTCCAATAGAGTACCAACGCAGGGAAAGCAAGTCAAACAGCCTGGGCAGGAACATGAAGTCTCCAACTGGCCTGCGACCTCACTCCTCGGCATCCATGGACCGACGTCAGCAGCCCTGCCTGCTGTCTTACAACACCTCCCTGCCCTCACTGCATCCGCCCCAACACAGCCCGGCCTCAAAAGTG GTTTCTAGCCCTTGTGCTGGGGCACATCAAGAGCCTCACCTTCCACTTTCCTCGAAAAAGCAGCCCAGTTTGTGCCCTGAGGTGAGACACGGCCGCGGGACGTCCAATGGCCTGCCTCCCTGCAGCCAGCAAAGCACGCAGGTGCATCAGTCTGGCCTTACACAGCAGTAA
- the arhgef25b gene encoding rho guanine nucleotide exchange factor 25 isoform X6, with protein sequence MRGGHHQRGCGCQHLFRKLLSKCGCCFVQVRAESYSAAGSDGSITPSVGSVPHQASGNSSPCSHTSSGGSRHPVSALKKWLTNPVRKLSSDARGGAGKAEKQMCRSDGRQPPSLLSHGEAQPRSLEQHDNYTILPSEDRDTVSVCKDSVLSPASPPAQPSGQSHLSDVLQGRDTQSLSHKSSINTLQGDDSCTVTDDSGSQWSATVDSEEERNMALEKSIYVLTELIETERLYVEDLGLIVQGYMASMTNQGVPEDMKGKDRIVFGNIHQIYDWHKDYFLGELEKCVGDPDSLAQLFIKHERRLHMYVVYCQNKPKSEHIVSEYIETYFEDLRQQLGHRLQLNDLLIKPVQRIMKYQLLLKDFLKYYNKAGRDVEELQRAVEVMCFVPKRCNDMMNVGRLQGFEGKITAQGKLLQQDTFSVSEQEGGFLSRAKERRVFLFEQLVIFSEPIDKKKGFSLPGYTFKNSIKVSCLGVEEHAEEDPCCLVLTSRGTDSSVTRFIMQASSPEIQQAWLDDVVQILETQRNFLNALQSPIEYQRRESKSNSLGRNMKSPTGLRPHSSASMDRRQQPCLLSYNTSLPSLHPPQHSPASKVVSSPCAGAHQEPHLPLSSKKQPSLCPEVRHGRGTSNGLPPCSQQSTQVHQSGLTQQ encoded by the exons ATGAGAGGGGGTCACCACCAGCGAGGGTGTGGGTGTCAGCACCTGTTCAGAAAACTGCTCAGCAAATGTGGCTGCTGCTTTGTCCAAGTCAGAG cagagTCGTACTCAGCGGCGGGCAGTGACGGCAGTATTACCCCATCAGTGGGCTCTGTGCCCCATCAGGCCTCAGGCAACTCCAGCCCCTGCTCACACACCTCGTCTGGAGGATCACGGCACCCGGTCAGTGCCCTGAAGAAATGGCTCACCAATCCTGTCCGCAAGCTCAGCTCTGATGCCAGAGGAGGAGCGGGGAAAGCGGAGAAGCAGATGTGCAGGTCAGATGGGAGGCAGCCGCCATCGCTCCTTTCCCATGGCGAAGCTCAACCAAGGTCCCTGGAACAGCACGACAACTACACCATCCTCCCCTCTGAAGACCGAGACACAGTGAGC GTGTGTAAAGACAGTGTGTTGAGCCCAGCATCTCCTCCTGCACAGCCCTCCGGTCAGAGCCACTTATCTGACGTCCTGCAaggcagagacacacagagtcTA agcCACAAATCCAGCATCAACACTCTCCAAGGTGACGACAGCTGTACTGTGACTGATGATTCAGGGAGTCAGTGGTCTGCTACAGTGGACAGCGAGGAGGAGAGAAACATGGCCTTAGAGAAGAGCAT atatGTGCTGACAGAGCTAATAGAGACTGAAAGGTTGTATGTGGAAGATCTTGGACTCATAGTGCAG GGCTACATGGCGTCTATGACCAATCAGGGAGTTCCAGAGGATATGAAGGGGAAGGACAGGATTGTGTTTGGAAACATCCACCAGATCTATGACTGGCATAAGGA CTATTTCCTGGGCGAGCTGGAGAAATGTGTGGGTGATCCAGACAGCTTGGctcagctcttcatcaaacat GAGCGACGACTTCACATGTATGTTGTTTACTGTCAGAACAAACCCAAGTCAGAGCACATCGTCTCTGAGTACATTGAGACCTACTTTGAG GATCTCAGGCAGCAATTGGGTCACAGGCTGCAGCTCAATGACCTGCTCATCAAACCTGTTCAGCGGATCATGAAGtatcagctgctgctgaag GACTTCTTGAAGTACTACAACAAAGCAGGAAGGGATGTTGAGGAGCTGCAG AGGGCGGTGGAAGTGATGTGTTTTGTGCCTAAACGCTGCAATGATATGATGAATGTGGGCAGGCTCCAAGGTTTTGAG GGGAAAATCACAGCTCAGGGGAAGCTGCTCCAGCAGGATACCTTCTCTGTCAGCGAACAGGAAGGCGGCTTCCTGTCCAGAGCCAAGGAGAGGCGGGTCTTCCTGTTTGAGCAGCTGGTCATCTTCAGTGAGCCAATTGATAAGAAAAAAGGCTTCTCTTTGCCAGGGtacacctttaaaaacagcataaaG GTCAGCTGCTTGGGCGTGGAGGAGCACGCTGAGGAAGATCCATGCTGCCTAGTCCTGACCTCCCGCGGGACTGACAGCAGCGTGACACGCTTCATCATGCAGGCATCATCTCCGGAAATACAGCAGGCTTGGCTCGATGACGTGGTCCAAATCTTAGAAACTCAGAGGAACTTCCTAAATG CCCTTCAGTCTCCAATAGAGTACCAACGCAGGGAAAGCAAGTCAAACAGCCTGGGCAGGAACATGAAGTCTCCAACTGGCCTGCGACCTCACTCCTCGGCATCCATGGACCGACGTCAGCAGCCCTGCCTGCTGTCTTACAACACCTCCCTGCCCTCACTGCATCCGCCCCAACACAGCCCGGCCTCAAAAGTG GTTTCTAGCCCTTGTGCTGGGGCACATCAAGAGCCTCACCTTCCACTTTCCTCGAAAAAGCAGCCCAGTTTGTGCCCTGAGGTGAGACACGGCCGCGGGACGTCCAATGGCCTGCCTCCCTGCAGCCAGCAAAGCACGCAGGTGCATCAGTCTGGCCTTACACAGCAGTAA